Genomic segment of Streptomyces sp. NBC_01210:
CCGGCGACGGTGTAGGAGCGCGCTCCCGTCCCGGCCAGCCCACCGCCGTCGACGATCAGGTACTCCGGGCGGATGGGGTGCCCGTCGAGCCAGCACTCCAGGATCTCCCGCGTACCGGCCGCGTAGCGTGCCTGCGCCGAGAGGGTCGACCCGGACACGTGCGGCGTCATCGCCTCGTACGGCATGGTGCGCCAGGGATGGTCGGGCGGTGGCGGCTGCGGGTACCAGACGTCACCGGCGTAACCAGCCAGTTGGCCGCTGTTGAGGGCCCGCACCACGGCGTCCCGGTTGACGATGAGCGCCCGTGCGGTGTTGACGATGTACGAACCGCGCTTCATGGCCCCGATCAGCTCGTCGTCGAAGAGGTTCTTCGTCTGCGGATGCAGCGGAGTGTGGATCGACAGCACATCGACGGAGGAGGCCAGCGAACGGGCGTCGGGATGCCAGGTCAGCTCCAGCTCCTCCTCGACCTCCTTGGACAGCCGGTGCACGTCGCAGTAGTGCAGCGTGACGTCGAACGGCTTGAGGCGGCGCAGTACCGCCTGGCCGATACGGCCGGAGCCGAGGACGCCGACGTCCATGCCTTCGAGGTCGTAGGCGCGCGAGACGCTGTCGGCGATGTTCCATCCCTTCTTGGTGGTCACCCACTCGTGAGCCGGCATGTAGTTGTGCACCAGGGTGAGGATCTGCATCACGGCGTGCTCCGACACACTGATGCTGTTGCTGAAAGTCACCTCGGCCACGGTCATGCCATGGGAGATGGCGCTCGGCAGATCGACGTGGTCCGACCCGATCCCCGCGGTGATCGCGAGTCTGAGCCGGGGAGCCGCGGCGATCCGCTCGGGGGTCAGATAGGCGGGCCAGAATGGCTGCGAGATGACCACGTCGGTGTCGGGAAGCTCGCGATCCAGGGTGGAGTCCGCCCCTTCCTTGTCGCTCGTGACGACGAAGGTGTGACCCCGGTCCTCCAGGAACCGGCGCAGTCCCAGTTCTCCGGAGACGCAGCCGAGGAGGTGCCCCGGGGCGAAATCGATGGCCTGCGGGGTCGGCGCGGTCTGACCGCCCGGATAGCCGGTGATGGTGGGAATCTCGTCGCGGGCGTAGTCGGGAGGATATCCGCCCACGGGATCCGGATAGAGCACCGCAAGGATTTTTGCCATGGCCGTCCTCCATCGGTGGGGCCACTGCTCCGGTGAACGGGTAGGGCACCGGTAAACCGGTCGAACGCCGATGATCTTGAATTTTAGTCGAGTGTGCGTCGGCGCTGCAATCCCCAGGGATAATGGGGAGGTGTTCCGGTGGATAGGGATGCGGCTATTTCGATGAGGCCTTTGACGGGAGTTCGGGAGCCGTTCCGCGCGCATCTGCGCGGGGGCGTCCTGGCGGCGGTCGCGCTCGGCGGCCTGCTGGGCGGGACGGCCCGTTATGCGCTGGGGCTGGCCTTCCCCGCGCCTGGGGCGACGTTCCCGTGGACGACATTCGCCATCAACGTGTCCGGATCGTTCGCGCTGGCGCTGCTGCTCATTCATGTGTTCGAGGCCTGGCCGCCGACCCTGTACGTGCGGCCGTTCGCCGCCGTCGGCTTCCTCGGCGCCTTCACCACCTTCTCGACCTGGATGGTCGACACCGATCGCCTGCTGGGCCACGGCCACTACGCAGCCGCGGCGTTGAACATCGTCGGGAGCCTCTTCGCCGGGGCGGCCGCCACCGTTCTGGGCCTGGCCATCGGCCGGCTGACGTCGGCCCGGCGAATACGGCTCGACGCGCGGCGCGGGCGCGCCCGGCGATACGGCTGGTGGGTGCGGTGATCATCCTGCTCGCCGTCGGTGCGGCGGCCGCGGTCGGGGCAGTGGCGCGTTACGTCCTCGGCCAGTACGTGCAGTACCGGAGCCCGGGCGTGTTCCCACGCGGCACCTGGCTGATCAACGTGAGCGGATCGTTCGTGCTGGGGCTTCTGGTGGGCCTCGGCGCACGGCACGCATTGCCGGAGCAGGTCGTGACCATTGCCGGCGTCGGTTTCTGCGGCGCCTATACGACGTTCTCCACATTCAGTTACGAGTTGGTCCACCTGTGCGAGAAAGGGCAGGTCGGCAAGTCCCTGCTGTACGCCGTTTCGAGTCTCGCGGTGGGTCTTGCGGCAGCCGCGGCGGCGCTCGCGATCGGGTCGTTCTGAGAAGATCCAGGCCCGGCCGTCCGGTACTTGACACCTGGATTTGCGAGACGTCTCCTTGAAGGTAGGAAACGCGCTGCGCCGTGTACTGATCGGGGCGCACCGCACGCACTCGGGTTGGCCAGCGTCACCGGCATCCGGAGGCTGCTGATGGCAACCTATGAATATCTATGCAGCCGATGTGGGCCCTTCGACGTGAAGTTGGCGATCGGGACGGCGCCCAAGGTTTACGGTTGCCCTGTTTGCGCAGGCGCTGCGAGACGTGTGTACTCCTCGCCCGGCTTTGCGTTGACCTCGCACGCGGTCGCCGCCCTTCATGACCAGGAGGAGCAGGCCCGTGAGGCCCCGGCAGTAGTCTCCGAAGTGCCGTCACGCACAAGGGTGCCACGGCACCCGCACCCCGCGCTCTCGCGGTTGCCGCGTCCCTGAGGGCGTCCACGCGGACTTAGGAGGTGCGTCCTCGTGGGAAACGTGGGACTGCTGTTTGTCGGTGCAGTGCTCTTCATCAACGGAATGCTGTTGCTCGGGAAGATCGACGCCAAGGCGGCAGCGGTGTTCAACCTGTTCGTGGGCGCACTGCAGGTGCTGACGCCGACTTATCTCATCTTCGCCGCCGCCGGCGAACCCAGAGGGATCCTGGCGGCATCCGGCATCTATCTGTTCGGCTTCACCTACCTGTATGTAGGTGTGGGCCTCCTCGCCGGTCTCGACAGTACCGGCGTCGGCTACTACTCGCTGTTCGTTGCGGTTGCGGCCCTGGGGTACTCGTTCGTCAATTTCCGGATCTTCAGGGACTACCCGTTCGGGGTCATCTGGCTCTACTGGGCATTCCTGTGGTTCCTGTTCTTCCTGTTGCTCGGTCTCAAGATGGACAGCCTCAGAATCTATACAGGCTGGGTCACGGCGATCCAGGGCTGGGTCACCGGCGCGATTCCCGCGGCGCTGCTGCTCTCCGGTTACTGGGTGAGCCCCACCGAAACCGCCATCGCGCTGGGAGTGTTCGGCGTGGTGGTGTTCGGGGCGCTGTGGCCGCTCACCCGGAATTCGCGGCAACCGGCCCCAGCCGCCCCGGCGGCCGGAAGCGTGGGCGCACAAACGTGACGGAATCAGAAACCAGGAGCTGTCATGCCAGAAATCATCTTCAATGTGGACCACAGTAAGTCGATGCGTGACCAGGACGTTCCCGGACACAACAGGTGGCACCCGGACGTCCCCACCGTCGCCATGGTGAAGCCGGGAGCGGAGTTCCGCATGGAATGCCGCGACTGGACCGACTGCCAGGTCGGCAACAACGACACCGCCAACGACGTACGCGACATCGACCTGACCATCCCTCACATGCTCAGCGGTCCGGTAGGCGTGGAGGGCGCCGAACCCGGCGACCTGCTCGTCGTCGACATACTCGACCTCGGCCCCGTGCCGCAGCAGACCGGGGACGCGGCGGGCCAGGGCTGGGGCTACACCGGTATCTTCGCCAAGGCCAACGGCGGCGGCTTCCTGACCGACTATTTCCCGGACGCCTACAAGGCGATATGGGACTTCCACGGACAGCAGGCGGTCTCCCGGCACCTTCCCGGGATCAGCTTCACCGGGATCACCCACCCCGGGCTGTTCGGAACCGCTCCGTCCACCGAGATGCTCGCCCGCTGGAACACCCGCGAGCAGGCGCTGATCGACACCGACCCGAACCGGGTCCCGCCACTCGCCGTACCGCCGGACAGCACCAACGCACTCGCAGGCACGGCCACCGGAGACCTCGCCACGCGCATCGCCGCGGAAGGCGCACGCACGGTGCCGGCCCGCGAGAACGGAGGCAACCACGACATCAAGAACTTCACGCGCGGTTCGCGGGTCTTCTACCCCGTACACGTCAAGGACGCCAAGCTCTCCGGAGGCGACCTGCACTTCAGCCAGGGCGACGGAGAGATCACCTTCTGCGGCGCCATCGAGATGGGCGGCTTCATCGACTTCCACGTCGACCTGATCAAGGGCGGCATGGAGACGTACGGCATCTCCACCAACCCCGTGTTCATTCCTGGCAACGTCGAGCCGAGGTACACGGAGTTCCTCACCTTCATCGGGATCTCCGTCGACCACGACACGGACACGAACTACTACCTCGACGCGACGCTGGCCTACCGCCGGGCCTGCCTCAACGCCGTCGAGTACTTCAAGAAGTTCGGCTACAGCGGAGAGCAGGCCTACCTGCTGCTCGGCTCCTCCCCCATAGAGGGACGTATCAGCGGCATCGTCGACATCCCCAACGCCTGCTGCTCGTTGTACGTACCCACCGCCATGTTCGACTTCGAGGTCCGTCCCAGCGCCGCCGGACCGATGAAGGCCGACCGAGGCCAGTGCGCGATGGCCACCGCCTGACCGGACCCCAGCTGCGGCCCCGCGGTCCCGAGCAATTCGGCCCTGCACATCATCGCCGTTTGCCAGATCCGAGACGGCGGGCCGCGGCCAGGATCTTGTCTGCGCAGTTGATGCCCGCAGGCCCCAGGACCTCGCGCGGAACGCCGTACGAGTCGCGGCGTGAGGTCGGTCCGCCGGCTGCGGGTGTCGTACGGATGAGCCCCGACAGTTAATCGCTGGCGCCGTGCCCTGGGGTGGGGCTACGGTTTCCTCGTTCCAGGGCCCGGTCGTGTTCCGTTCCCGAGGGAACAGCGTTGGTTCGTTGAGGAAGCAGGAGGTGAGGACATTGATGACTGTCACGGTGACGGGCGCTGCCCGCATTCAGGAGTTCATCATCGTTCCCACCCCTGTGGTCTCCGGCTGACACCCACACATCTTCCGCGCGCCGAGCGCGCCGCCGGGGCCACCCTTCGAAGGGTTCCCCTTGTTCCACGCTTCGCTCAACACCTCTCCCACTTCTGATGCCCAGCACGCCCTCGCCTCCTACGGGTGGGATGAGGGCTGGGAAGCCGAGTTCGCCCCGTACGGGGCGCAGGGTCTCCTGCCCGGCCGTGTCGTTCGCGTCGACCGCGGTCAGTGTGACGTCGTCACCCCAGTTGGCACTGTGCGGGCCGACACCGAGTTCGTCGTGCCCCGTGATCCGATGAAGGTCGTGTGCACGGGGGACTGGGTTGCCGTCGACCCCGAAGGTGGCGACCCGCGGTATGTACGGACGCTGCTGCCGCGCCGTACGGCCTTTGTGCGCTCGACCTCATCGAAGCGTTCCGAGGGTCAGGTACTCGCTACCAACATCGATCACGTCGTCATCTGTGTGTCGCTCGCGGTCGAACTCGACCTCGGGCGGATCGAGCGGTTCCTCGCCCTCGCGATGTCCAGCTCCAGTGGTGATGCGCTGATGCATACATCGGCCCCCTCCTGGGAGAGCGGTGCGCAGCCGCTCGTCGTGCTCACCAAGGCCGACCTCGTTCCCGATGTGACCGGTCTTTCGTACCTCGTCCAGGACGTGGAGACGACCGCGCCCGGAGTGCAGGTGCTGCCTGTCAGTTCGGCGTCGGGTGAGGGCGTCGATGTGCTCACCGCGGTCCTCTCCGGCGGGACGAGTGTGCTGCTCGGCGCGTCCGGCGCGGGTAAGTCGACGCTCGCCAACGCGCTGCTCGGCGAGGACGTGATGGATGTGCAGGCGACCCGCGATGTCGACGGCAAGGGCCGGCACACCACCACCACCCGCAACCTCCTCGCGCTGCCCGGCGGGGGTGTGCTGATCGACACGCCCGGGCTGCGCGGCGTGGGGCTCTGGGACGCGGAGTCCGGCGTGGGTCAGGTCTTCTCGGAGATCGAGGAGCTCGCGGAGGAGTGCCGTTTCCACGACTGCGCGCACGAGTCGGAGCCGGGCTGCGCGGTGCTCGCCGCGATCGAGGACGGTTCGCTGCCGGAGCGGCGGCTGGAGAGCTACCGCAAGCTGCTGCGGGAGAACCAGCGCATCGTCGCGAAGACGGACGCGCGGCTGCGCGCGGAAATCCTGCGCGACTGGAAGCAGAAGGGCGCGGAGGGCCGCGCCGCGATGCAGGCGAAGCGTGGCCGGATGCGCTGAGTGCAGGTGGGACCGGGCTCGGTGACCTCGTGGGTCACCGAGCCCGATGGTCACTGACGTCGCCCGTTCCGGCCCTACTCCAGGCCCCAGCTGTGGATCTTCCGCGGGTGGATCCGGATCAGCTCCTCGCTGAAGTGCGGGCCCAACTCGTGCGGGCCCGTCAGCAGTTCGGCCTCGCCTCTGATGTCCACCCCGCGCACCTTCCACGGCTGGAGGCTCACGATGTCGTCGACCACCAGCGCCACCTTCGGATTCTCCCGGAGATTGCGCCACTTCTTCGTTGTGCCCAGGGCGTAGCCGCCGACCAGGATCGTCCCGTCCTCCTGCGGGAAGAAACCAACCGGGTTCGCCTGTGGCTGACCCTTCGGGTCGACGGTCGCCAGCCGTCCCAGGCGCTGGGACTGGAGGTACGCGCGCTCGGCGTCGCTGAATTCGGTCATGGATGCAGCCTCACACGCGTACCGCGTCCCCCGCATCGGACGCGGGAACCGGGCGAGTCCTAGGACTTCGGACCGGCACGGGACCGGCACGGGACCGGCACGGGACCGGTCCGGGACCGGTCTGGGACCGGTCAGACCGGGAGGCCCCACGCCGGGGCCGGCGCGTTCGGAGCTACCGGACGGATCCGCAGGTCCGGGCGGTCCCCATGCGCCGTGATCAGCGCCGACTCGCCCTTCCCCAGCGGGATACGGATCGCACCGTCGCCCGCATCCTCCCACCGCAGCCGCCGGCCCCGCCCGTCGCGGACCTCGATCGGGCCCGCGATGCCGTGGCGTACGGCGCACGGCGCGCCCGCCTCGCTGGTCAGCCGGACCCAGCGGGTCCTCCCCGCCGCCCGTACCGCACTGAGCAGGAACGCCCCCTGTGTACGGAAGTCATGGACGACCAGCTCTCGCCACGCGTCCGGCAGCGCCGGGAAGACCCGGATGACCTCGCCCCACGACTGGCAGACCATGTCGTGCAGCGACTGCGCCGCCGAAAGTGGGGTCTCGATGACCGGGCCCGACTCCTTGTACATGGTGTTGGCCTGGATGAAACGGGTCATCAGTTCGCCGAGGTACTTGAGCGCGTCCTCCCCCTTTCCCAGCAGCGCGGACATGGATGCCGCACCCGTGAACGTATAGCCCTGCAGCGCCCCTTCGAAGCTGACCCAGTGGCTGAGCGACTTCTCGATCAGGGCGCGTTCCTCGGGCGTACGGCCGGTGATCTCGTACAGCGGATACACCGCGAGAAGATGCGAGTAGTGGCGATGGGACTTCGCGAACGGGACACCGGCGCCGATCATGTAGCCGTTCGCGTCCACCGGGTAGGGGACCAGCTTGGCGAGGATCTCCTGCCAGCGGGCGGTCAGAGGGTCGGAGATGCCCAGTTCCGCGGCCGAGTCGATGAGCGTACGGCAGCCCCAGCGCAGCAGCATCAGGTCGTAGTTGCAGTCCGGCGCGTCCACGCCGTACTCCGGCGAGAACGTCGGCGGCAGATGCAGCTTGCCGTCCGGTCCGGGGGTGAGGAAGTGCAGGTAGTAGTTGACCGCCTTGCGCAGCAGCGGGAAGAGGAGGTCGCGCAGCAGCGACTCCTCCATGGTGTGGCGGTACGAGAGCCAGACGTTGTGCAGCGCCCAGGTGAGGTTGCCGACCTCGGGGGTGGGCGGGTTGTGGCCGGGGATGCCGACGCCGTAGCCGTTGCCGGACGGAGTGGCGCCGCCGTTGACGAGCCGGGTGTCGGTGGTGCGGGGGATGCCGGCCGAGTCGCCACGGTAGGGGCCGGCGACCTCGGCGGTCAGCTGGGCCCGGAACTCACCCAACGCGCGTGAGACGGCGTCGAGTTCAAGATGGTTCGAGCCGTGGATCAGCCAGTACTCCAGCTGGACGTTGAGGTTCCACCAGGTGTTGGGCCAGGGGGTCGACTCCAGCCAGGGCCCGCAGGTGGCCATGACGGGGGCGTCACGCCGGGCCGCGGAAGCCGTCTTGTACAGCTGGATCCAGTAGAAGCGCTGCAGCCGTGCGTCGGGCAGCGACAGGAAGCTCTTGCGGTAGAAGCGCTCCCACCAGACACGGTGGGGGAGGGCGAGTACCTCGTACGGCGCCGAGGACGCGTCCCGCACCGTGCGCAGCGCACGGTCCAGTGCGGTCGTCCTCGGGAAGGAGTGCGCGACGGACACATACAGCGTCCGCGTCTCCCTGCGGACCCGCTCCTGCCAGGCGGTGACATGCCGGCCGCCCGCGAGCAGCGGCTGGACCGCGGCCGTCAGCTCGCCGTGCTGCTCGACGACGGCCGGCGGATTGCCCGTGTACCCGTCCGGAAGGGGTTTGAAGGCGGCGCGCGGGCTGATGGCATCGGCCGGGTGGAAGGCCCAGCGGAAGTTCTTCTCGCCCTCGCTCGGTGTGATCTCGACGGCGAGCAGGGATGTCGTGGTGTGGACGAAGGCGCGCAGGCGCAGAGTGCCCGCCGTGGTGGTGAGGCTGCCGGTGAGCTCCGCGCCGCGCAGCCGCAGCCGCCAGTCGAGGCCGGTGATCGTGCCGACGGGCTCGAGCGTGAAGTGGCCGACGGGCAGCCGGGCGAGGCCGAAGAGCGAGCCGAACTCCGGACGGTGGTCCTGTACTTCGGAGTGCTGGACAGTGAAGCGGACGGCGTTCTTTCCGCCGGGCTCGGCGTAGATGCCGGTGCCCAAGTAGCCATTGCCGAGATACGGGCCCTCGTACCAGGTCTTCGGCATCTTCTGCCAGACGAGATCGGCGTCGTCGAGGACCGTGCGCCAGCTGTCGGCGTGCACCATGAGAGCGGTGGTGTCTTCCGGGGCGGGCGCGGCCTGCGCCGGGACGGCGGCGGCACCTCCCACCACCAGCGCTCCGCCGATCGCCGTACCGGTGGCAAGGACGGTTCTTCTGGATGGGTCCGGTGCAGTGGACGGGTCTGGTGCAGCGGACATGACGCCTCCCGGTGGCTCGTACGCAGACATGTCAATTCATCCGAGCTATCCCTTCGACGGAAGGTAGGCAGGCGGCGGGAGGCAGTCAATACGGCGGGAGAGATCCGATGTGTCTCTGTCTATCTGGACAGCGTTCAGCAGAGGACAAAAGGCACTTGGCTGGAGGACAGAGGGACACCGGGTCGCGCTCCCCGAGCGGGCCCAGCAGCATCACCAGGCCGACCATCGGGAGCTGCCGTGCGCCCATCTGCCAAGGGTGCAGGTCGCTGATCATTCCCGCAGGTCGCGGGCCACCCAGCCCTTCGCGTACGCATGCCAGCCGAGCTGCAGCCGGGTCGTCACACCGGTCAGCTCCATCAGCCCCTTCACCCGGCGCTGAACGGTCCGCAGTCCGAGATCCAGCTGCTTGGCCACACTCGCGTCCGTCATTCCGGCGAGCAGCAGCGAAAGGATCTCCAGATCCGTGGCATCGGGCCCCGACGCCTTCTCCTCGTCCACCTCGCCACCCATGCCGAGCCGCAGCGGCAGCGCCTCCCGCCACACCGCCTCGAACAGACCCGTCAGTGACTCCAGCAGCCCGCTCGCATGCACGACGAGTGCCGCGGGATCGGCCCCGCGCCCGGTCAGCGGAACCATGGCGAGCGTTCGGTCGGCGACCACCAGCTTGGTCGGCACCCGGTCCACCACCCGGACCTGTTCGTCACGGCCCAGCGCCGCGCTCAGTTCGGTGATCCCGTTGGGCAGCGAGAACACCTCGCGCTCGACGACCACCCGGTACCTCACCCCCCGCGTGGCCGCCTTCTCCTCCGCTTCGTTGTCCGTCCCGGTGACCACGACCGGATTTCCGGTGACCAGGGCGCAGACCTCCTCGGTGGCGCCCAACTGCAGCTGTACGAAGCGGTGCGCGACGGCACTCGCGCCCGTCACCACCTCGACCAGATCGTGCACGGCCGGAGCGGTGGCCTCCGACCTGAACTCCTGCGCCAGCAGCGCCGCCGCCAGCTCCGCCTGCTCCAGCTCGTGGCGCTGCTGGGTCAGCAGCGCGCCCAGCGCCACGCCGGGCGGAGCCGCCACCCACCGTCCGGTGCCGGCCGAGGACTTCGCGGCAAGGCCCTGCTGTTCCAGCCGTCGCAACGCGCGTTCCGTATCCGTTTCCGGCAGCGCCAGCCGGTGCGCGAGGTCGGGGACTTCCGCCACCCCGAGCGCGACGAGTACGCGGTACGCCGATTCCTGCCTCTCGTCGAGACCTATCGCTCCCAGCATCTGACCCCACCCCTCCCCGGACGTGCACTTCTTCGGCCGCACTGGCGGAAACCGGGCCAAGGCGTGTTCCCGCCGCGTACATCATCCCTGCACCGCCCGTCCCGCTGCCAATGTGGCGCCACCGCAGCACCAACAGCCTCCGGCAACAGGGCATTTCATGCCTATCCGTGCCGGGTTCGGATGGGGAGAGCGATGCGCCCGATATCGCGTACGGCACTGGGGGCGGCGACCGCCGCCGTCCTGGCCGTCACGGCGGTCGCGCCGTCGGCGGCCGCTGGGTCGCAGGACGACCCGACCGCGAAGAGAGCCCTGGCCGGCAGCGTGCCGCCGCGCAGCAGGGGGACAGGCCGGCCACAGTCACCCTTGTCATCGGAGACAGGGTCCTGGTGAGCCGCGACCGTGCAGGCACGCCGTCCGCGACCGTGCTGCCCCGCGCCGACGGCTCCACCCCGCTGGTACAGACCCGCCGGTCGGGGCCAGGACCTGTACGTCTACCCGGCGCACGCCGCCGCCGCACTCGCCGCTCACACGCGGGCTATGCGCCCGGCGCGCTGACCGCCGCCACGTTGTCGTACTCGTACGACGGCGGTAGGACGTGGACCGAGGCAGCCACGTCCCAGCAGGGCGGCGCATGGACCGCGACCGTGAACCACGCGGGCGCGGCGGGCGAACCGGTCACCCTGAAGGCCGAACTGACGGACTCCAACGGCAACTCCGTCACCCAGCTCGTGGCCGACGCATACGCCGTGCGCTGACCACGAAACGGTCCGCCGGACGTCCTTCCCGTGGGGGGTTGGGGCGCCCGGCGGACCACTTGCCGCATATTTCTTTTTTCGGGATGCCCCGTTTTCGTACGGCCCGTGCGGTGGACAATAAGGGCATGAGTCAGCAGGGGGAGAGGCCCGCCACCGAGGACGAATGGTGGAACCGGCTGTACGGCGAGTCCGCCCCGGACATCGGTCCCGCGGCGCCCACGCGCGACACGCTGGACGACCGTTTCGACTCCGCGGCGGATGCGGTTGCCGCGGAGAGCACACTCGAGCCGGCGGAGCCGGACGCCCCCCGCGGTCCGGGCGATCGCGGCAGATGGCGCCCCCGCGCCTGGTGGGAGACGCGCCCCACGGATGCGGCGGCGCCCGCCGAGCCGGACATCCCGCACCGTCCTACGACGCCGCCACGGCAACGCGCGGCGTGGGAACGGCCGACCGCCTCCGACCTGGCGCCCACATCGCGGCCGGCTCCGCCGCCCGAGCCGCCCCGGCCGGATGCGGCGTCCCGGGAGGCAGCCCGCCTGCCGAGGCCCGACGTCGCACCGCGCCGAGAGGCCGAGCCGTCCCGGTCGGATGCCGCACCCAGGGGGGAAGCCCCGCCGCCGCGGCCCGACGTCGCACCGCCCCGGGAAGCAGCCCGGCCGCAGCGGCCGGAGGTCCCGCGCGCGCAACTGCCGGTCCCGGCAGAGACCTTCGACACCGAGCCCGCCGAGCCCGCCGCACCCGTAGCGCCCGGCCACCCGGCCACCAGGCCGGACGCGGTACGCGACATTCCCCCGGTTTCCGGCGTAGAGCCGCCCCGGCGCGAAGGCCCGCCCGGACGAGCGACCGCCCCGGACGAGCACTTCGAGGACGCGCCCGCCCCTTCGGCACCGCGCCCGCCCGTACCCCCGCTGGTTTCCGCGGAGCCGCCCCCGCCCGCCCCGCCGCGGCCTGCCGAGGAGCCGCCCCTGCCGTCGCCCGACGCGGGTCTCGTGGAGCCGCGTCCCTACGTCGCGTACGTCGGTGGCGGACCGCCCACCTGTGACGCCGAGCCCACCGAGCTGCCCGCGGCCCAGCCGCACGAGCTGGACAACCTCGTCGCCGACACCGTGCTCGACGGGGCCCACTACGGCACGTACACCCTGCGCGCCGCCTCCGTCCGCGGGGACTCCGCGCGCTACCGCGGCGAGCCGCGCCGCGACGCCCTGCTCACCGCGCGCTTCGGCAGCGGCGAGGCCGCGCTCGTCCTGGTCGCGGTGGCCAGCGGAGCCCGTGCCGCCGAAGGGGCTCATCTCGCCGCCGCCGACGCCTGCCGCTGGATAGGCGGTGCCGTCGGCCGCAGCCACGACCGCCTCGCCGAGGACATCCGGGCCGGCCGCCGGGGCGATCTCAAGTCGGGTCTGCACCGGCTCACCGACCGCAGCTTCGGCAAGCTGCGCGCCCGCGCCGCCGAGCTCGGCGTGGAACCCGAGGAGTACACCGCGAACCTTCGGTGTCTGCTGCTCTCCGCCGACCCCGAGTGCCGTACGCGTGTGTTCTTCGGAGTGGGCGGAGGCGGTCTCTTCCGCCTTCGCGACGGCGCCTGGCAGGACATCGAGCCGCATGTCCCCGAGCCCGCCGCGGTGACCGGGGAACCCGTCGTCGGATACGGCTCGGCGCCCGCCGACACGCCCGCCGAGACCACCGATGGCGACCGGCTCACCATGGACCTGGGGATCGCGACGGCCCCGTCCCCGTACATCGAGGCCCCACCACCGCCACCCGCCGAACCGTTCCGATTCCGCGCCTCCGTGGCCCGCCCCGGTGACACCCTGCTGCTGTGCAGCAGCGGACTGGCCGAGCCGCTGCGCGGGGAGGCCGCCCTGGCCGAGGTGCTCGCCGAGCGCTGGGCGCCCGCCCGGCCGCCGGGCCTGGCGACGTTCCTCGCCGACACCCAGCTGAGGGTGAAGGGATACGCCGACGATCGTACGGCTGTCGCAGTCTGGGAGGCGTAACCGCATCCGCCATGGGTTGATGGACCTTCAGGCTCCAAGCAGGCCGAAGCAGGCCGAAGCAGGCCGAAG
This window contains:
- the fmdA gene encoding formamidase; this translates as MPEIIFNVDHSKSMRDQDVPGHNRWHPDVPTVAMVKPGAEFRMECRDWTDCQVGNNDTANDVRDIDLTIPHMLSGPVGVEGAEPGDLLVVDILDLGPVPQQTGDAAGQGWGYTGIFAKANGGGFLTDYFPDAYKAIWDFHGQQAVSRHLPGISFTGITHPGLFGTAPSTEMLARWNTREQALIDTDPNRVPPLAVPPDSTNALAGTATGDLATRIAAEGARTVPARENGGNHDIKNFTRGSRVFYPVHVKDAKLSGGDLHFSQGDGEITFCGAIEMGGFIDFHVDLIKGGMETYGISTNPVFIPGNVEPRYTEFLTFIGISVDHDTDTNYYLDATLAYRRACLNAVEYFKKFGYSGEQAYLLLGSSPIEGRISGIVDIPNACCSLYVPTAMFDFEVRPSAAGPMKADRGQCAMATA
- the rsgA gene encoding ribosome small subunit-dependent GTPase A yields the protein MFHASLNTSPTSDAQHALASYGWDEGWEAEFAPYGAQGLLPGRVVRVDRGQCDVVTPVGTVRADTEFVVPRDPMKVVCTGDWVAVDPEGGDPRYVRTLLPRRTAFVRSTSSKRSEGQVLATNIDHVVICVSLAVELDLGRIERFLALAMSSSSGDALMHTSAPSWESGAQPLVVLTKADLVPDVTGLSYLVQDVETTAPGVQVLPVSSASGEGVDVLTAVLSGGTSVLLGASGAGKSTLANALLGEDVMDVQATRDVDGKGRHTTTTRNLLALPGGGVLIDTPGLRGVGLWDAESGVGQVFSEIEELAEECRFHDCAHESEPGCAVLAAIEDGSLPERRLESYRKLLRENQRIVAKTDARLRAEILRDWKQKGAEGRAAMQAKRGRMR
- a CDS encoding NAD-dependent formate dehydrogenase — encoded protein: MAKILAVLYPDPVGGYPPDYARDEIPTITGYPGGQTAPTPQAIDFAPGHLLGCVSGELGLRRFLEDRGHTFVVTSDKEGADSTLDRELPDTDVVISQPFWPAYLTPERIAAAPRLRLAITAGIGSDHVDLPSAISHGMTVAEVTFSNSISVSEHAVMQILTLVHNYMPAHEWVTTKKGWNIADSVSRAYDLEGMDVGVLGSGRIGQAVLRRLKPFDVTLHYCDVHRLSKEVEEELELTWHPDARSLASSVDVLSIHTPLHPQTKNLFDDELIGAMKRGSYIVNTARALIVNRDAVVRALNSGQLAGYAGDVWYPQPPPPDHPWRTMPYEAMTPHVSGSTLSAQARYAAGTREILECWLDGHPIRPEYLIVDGGGLAGTGARSYTVAG
- a CDS encoding AmiS/UreI family transporter encodes the protein MGNVGLLFVGAVLFINGMLLLGKIDAKAAAVFNLFVGALQVLTPTYLIFAAAGEPRGILAASGIYLFGFTYLYVGVGLLAGLDSTGVGYYSLFVAVAALGYSFVNFRIFRDYPFGVIWLYWAFLWFLFFLLLGLKMDSLRIYTGWVTAIQGWVTGAIPAALLLSGYWVSPTETAIALGVFGVVVFGALWPLTRNSRQPAPAAPAAGSVGAQT
- the crcB gene encoding fluoride efflux transporter CrcB, whose translation is MIILLAVGAAAAVGAVARYVLGQYVQYRSPGVFPRGTWLINVSGSFVLGLLVGLGARHALPEQVVTIAGVGFCGAYTTFSTFSYELVHLCEKGQVGKSLLYAVSSLAVGLAAAAAALAIGSF
- a CDS encoding FmdB family zinc ribbon protein is translated as MATYEYLCSRCGPFDVKLAIGTAPKVYGCPVCAGAARRVYSSPGFALTSHAVAALHDQEEQAREAPAVVSEVPSRTRVPRHPHPALSRLPRP
- a CDS encoding PPOX class F420-dependent oxidoreductase, whose product is MTEFSDAERAYLQSQRLGRLATVDPKGQPQANPVGFFPQEDGTILVGGYALGTTKKWRNLRENPKVALVVDDIVSLQPWKVRGVDIRGEAELLTGPHELGPHFSEELIRIHPRKIHSWGLE
- a CDS encoding fluoride efflux transporter FluC; this encodes MTGVREPFRAHLRGGVLAAVALGGLLGGTARYALGLAFPAPGATFPWTTFAINVSGSFALALLLIHVFEAWPPTLYVRPFAAVGFLGAFTTFSTWMVDTDRLLGHGHYAAAALNIVGSLFAGAAATVLGLAIGRLTSARRIRLDARRGRARRYGWWVR